The Desulfobacterales bacterium genome window below encodes:
- a CDS encoding glutamine--tRNA ligase/YqeY domain fusion protein, protein MKPPDKKTAPSVSAKTGDDLSAPTNFIKYIIDEDIAAGKNDGRVHTRFPPEPNGYLHIGHAKSICLNFGLAEEYQGLCNLRFDDTDPAKEEVEYVESIKNDVRWLGFDWQDRLYHASDYFEQLFEFAVQLIKKGKAYVDSLSSDEIREYRGTLTQAGKNSPYRERSIEENLDMFERMRTGQYDEGAHVLRAKIDMTSPNMLMRDPTLYRIKKVPHYRTGGMWVIYPMYDFTHCLSDSIEGITHSLCTLEFEINRELYDWVLDQLEVYHPQQIEFARLNLNYTVLSKRKLIRLVEEGHVEGWDDPRMPTISGLRRRGYTPESIRNFCERIGVAKADSMVDIALLEYCIREQLNKMAPRVMGVLRPLKVIIDNYPEGQEEELDAINNPEDPDAGTRKIPFSREIYIEQNDFMEEPPKKFFRLAPGREVRLRYAYFITCVDVVKDPATGEVTELHCTYDPQTRGGDAPDGRKVKGTLHWVSAAHALEAQVNLYEHLFVKDNPNAAEEGKDFVDYLNPNSLEILENCMIEPSLTAANPGDRYQFERLGYFCVDTKDSAQQSPVFNRIVTLRDTWAKILKAQQQKK, encoded by the coding sequence ATGAAGCCACCGGATAAAAAAACCGCACCATCGGTATCTGCGAAAACCGGCGACGATCTTTCAGCGCCGACGAATTTTATCAAATACATTATCGACGAAGACATCGCGGCCGGCAAAAACGACGGCCGCGTCCATACGCGCTTTCCGCCCGAACCCAACGGATATCTGCACATCGGGCACGCTAAATCCATCTGCTTGAATTTTGGGCTGGCTGAAGAATACCAGGGCCTGTGCAACCTGCGGTTTGATGATACCGACCCGGCCAAAGAAGAAGTTGAATACGTGGAATCTATCAAAAACGATGTCCGCTGGCTGGGGTTCGATTGGCAAGATCGCCTCTATCATGCCTCTGATTATTTTGAACAGCTTTTTGAATTTGCGGTCCAACTGATCAAAAAAGGCAAGGCCTATGTGGACAGCCTCAGTTCGGATGAGATCCGGGAGTATCGCGGCACCCTAACGCAAGCAGGCAAAAACAGCCCCTATCGCGAGCGCTCGATTGAAGAAAACTTGGATATGTTCGAACGCATGCGGACCGGTCAATACGATGAAGGCGCCCATGTGCTCAGGGCCAAGATCGATATGACCTCCCCCAATATGCTGATGCGCGACCCCACTTTGTATCGCATCAAAAAAGTCCCCCACTATCGCACCGGTGGTATGTGGGTGATTTATCCCATGTATGACTTTACCCACTGTTTGTCGGATTCGATCGAGGGCATCACGCATTCGCTCTGCACCCTGGAATTTGAAATCAACCGCGAGCTCTATGACTGGGTGCTGGACCAACTGGAGGTCTACCATCCCCAGCAAATTGAGTTCGCGCGCCTTAACCTCAACTATACGGTGCTCAGCAAGCGCAAGCTGATCCGCCTGGTGGAAGAAGGCCATGTTGAAGGTTGGGACGATCCGCGCATGCCGACCATATCCGGTTTGCGCCGTCGGGGATATACTCCTGAATCCATTCGTAATTTCTGCGAGCGCATCGGGGTGGCCAAAGCCGACAGCATGGTGGACATCGCCCTGCTGGAATACTGTATCCGGGAACAGCTGAACAAAATGGCGCCCCGGGTCATGGGTGTCCTGCGGCCATTAAAAGTTATCATTGACAATTATCCTGAAGGGCAAGAAGAAGAACTGGATGCCATCAACAACCCCGAAGATCCGGATGCGGGCACCCGCAAAATCCCATTTTCCCGGGAGATTTACATCGAACAGAATGATTTTATGGAAGAACCGCCCAAAAAGTTTTTCCGACTGGCACCGGGACGCGAAGTTCGGCTGCGCTATGCCTATTTTATTACCTGCGTCGATGTGGTTAAAGATCCGGCAACCGGAGAAGTTACCGAGCTGCATTGTACCTATGACCCCCAAACCCGTGGCGGGGATGCACCGGATGGCCGCAAGGTCAAAGGGACGCTGCACTGGGTTTCGGCCGCACATGCCCTCGAGGCTCAGGTGAACCTGTATGAGCATCTGTTTGTGAAAGATAATCCCAATGCCGCCGAGGAAGGAAAGGATTTCGTAGACTACTTAAATCCTAACTCTCTTGAAATATTGGAAAATTGCATGATAGAACCCAGCTTGACCGCCGCCAATCCAGGTGATCGCTATCAATTTGAACGCCTGGGATATTTTTGCGTCGATACCAAAGATAGCGCTCAGCAATCTCCGGTATTCAATCGCATTGTCACCTTGCGGGACACCTGGGCTAAAATTCTGAAGGCCCAGCAGCAGAAAAAATAG
- the nifS gene encoding cysteine desulfurase NifS yields MKVIYVDNNATTMVAPEVLDAMMPYFSDFYGNPSSMHSFGGNVGEAIKTARENVANLLGASPSEIVFTSCGTESDGTAIRAAIESYPDKKHIVTSRVEHPAIKNLYETLSKKGYRATFVPVDDKGRLDLDYFYNSLSDDTAVVSLMWGNNETGVLFPIEEISREVKDRGILFHTDAVQAVGKVPINVSESGIDMLSLSGHKFHAPKGVGALYIRKGTKFSPFMIGGHQESGRRGGTENTAAIIGLGKAAELAYGHVQVDGYEDISRLRDKLEHALLAKVPNAMVNGDTTSRLPNTTSIAFEYVEGESILLMMNEHGICASSGSACTSGSLEPSHVLRAMGVPFTAAHGSIRFSLSRYNTEDEMDVIIDTLPPIIERLRELSPFWKQAMEG; encoded by the coding sequence ATGAAGGTCATCTATGTTGATAACAATGCCACGACCATGGTGGCACCGGAAGTGCTGGACGCCATGATGCCCTATTTTAGTGATTTTTACGGAAATCCCTCCAGCATGCATTCTTTTGGCGGAAATGTTGGCGAGGCAATTAAGACGGCCCGCGAAAATGTTGCCAATCTGCTCGGTGCGTCGCCCTCAGAAATCGTTTTTACCAGCTGCGGAACAGAAAGCGACGGCACAGCTATACGCGCGGCCATCGAATCCTATCCGGATAAAAAACATATTGTGACCTCCAGAGTCGAGCACCCGGCCATAAAAAATCTGTATGAAACCCTTTCTAAAAAAGGATACCGCGCCACATTCGTTCCGGTTGATGATAAGGGCCGACTCGATCTAGACTATTTTTATAACAGTTTAAGCGATGATACCGCTGTTGTCAGCCTGATGTGGGGCAACAACGAAACCGGTGTGCTTTTTCCCATCGAAGAAATCTCGCGTGAGGTCAAAGACCGGGGAATTTTATTCCACACCGATGCGGTTCAAGCCGTAGGTAAGGTCCCCATCAACGTTAGCGAAAGCGGTATTGATATGCTCTCACTTTCGGGTCACAAATTTCATGCGCCCAAGGGCGTCGGCGCGCTATACATCCGCAAAGGCACCAAATTTTCCCCGTTTATGATCGGCGGCCACCAGGAAAGTGGGCGCCGCGGAGGCACTGAAAATACGGCTGCGATTATCGGGCTGGGCAAAGCGGCCGAGTTGGCCTATGGCCATGTGCAAGTAGACGGTTATGAAGACATCAGCCGTTTACGGGATAAACTCGAGCATGCCCTGCTGGCAAAGGTGCCCAATGCGATGGTCAACGGTGATACGACCAGTCGCCTGCCCAACACCACCAGTATTGCCTTCGAATATGTGGAGGGCGAGTCCATCCTTTTGATGATGAATGAACACGGCATTTGCGCCTCTTCTGGCTCAGCCTGCACATCCGGCTCGCTGGAGCCGTCCCACGTGTTGCGTGCCATGGGCGTTCCCTTCACCGCGGCCCACGGCTCCATCCGCTTTAGTCTCAGCCGCTATAATACCGAAGATGAAATGGATGTGATCATCGATACGCTGCCGCCGATCATCGAGCGACTCAGAGAGCTGTCGCCCTTCTGGAAGCAGGCTATGGAAGGGTAA
- the amrB gene encoding AmmeMemoRadiSam system protein B, producing the protein MTPTKLRRAVFAGSWYPANAAECEKEIDGFLAEGQKLDIPVGKRVGGIVPHAGWFFSGSIACNVISSLRSDEPPDVLVIFGMHLHPNDRCVMMAEGAWETPFGEIVVEEQLAGELAKQFSFTLESYNQFNQDNTIELQLPFIKYFFKNVRIVAMGVPPAESSLAIGQAVVEIAAQLNLNIKVIGSTDLTHYGPNYGFVSKGPGPEAVDWVRQKNDRRIIDMMLSMDAEKVITEALASQNACCAGAAATAIETAKHLGAKQAASIAYATSYDKNPADSFVGYVGIVF; encoded by the coding sequence ATGACACCCACTAAACTCAGAAGAGCTGTATTTGCCGGCAGCTGGTATCCGGCTAACGCGGCTGAATGCGAAAAAGAAATCGACGGTTTTCTGGCGGAGGGCCAGAAGCTTGACATTCCGGTCGGAAAGCGGGTCGGGGGTATTGTGCCCCATGCCGGCTGGTTTTTTTCCGGAAGCATTGCCTGCAATGTGATTAGCAGTTTAAGATCGGATGAACCGCCCGATGTGTTGGTGATTTTCGGAATGCATCTTCATCCAAATGACCGATGTGTAATGATGGCCGAAGGTGCCTGGGAGACCCCTTTCGGTGAAATTGTTGTTGAGGAGCAATTGGCCGGCGAGTTGGCAAAACAATTTTCCTTCACCCTTGAATCCTACAACCAGTTTAACCAGGACAATACCATCGAGCTTCAGCTGCCTTTTATTAAGTATTTTTTCAAAAATGTGCGTATCGTTGCCATGGGCGTGCCACCTGCTGAAAGCTCTTTAGCCATCGGCCAGGCGGTCGTCGAAATCGCCGCGCAGCTGAATCTAAATATTAAGGTGATTGGATCCACTGATCTGACCCATTATGGCCCCAATTATGGATTCGTATCCAAAGGCCCGGGGCCCGAGGCGGTTGACTGGGTGCGCCAGAAAAACGATCGCCGCATCATCGATATGATGCTGAGTATGGATGCAGAAAAGGTCATCACGGAGGCCTTAGCCAGCCAGAATGCATGCTGTGCCGGCGCCGCGGCGACTGCCATTGAGACCGCCAAGCATCTGGGCGCCAAACAGGCGGCGTCCATTGCCTATGCCACCAGCTACGATAAAAACCCGGCGGATAGTTTTGTGGGATACGTTGGCATCGTCTTCTGA
- a CDS encoding pyruvate carboxylase subunit B has protein sequence MNDDIQVKNTTMNYDKDRPAAENPIKIEDLSLRDGHQSLFATRGRTEDMIPVAEMMDDVGFWAMEVWGGATFDTMHRFLNEDPWERLRTLKRYIKKTPFSMLLRAQNLVGYRNYADDVAKAFVERTCENGMDVFRTFDALNDYRNFETVVPVIKEYGKHFQGCICYTMTEPRMGGEVYNIDYYVNKAKDLENMGADSICIKDMAGLLAPYDAFHLIKALKATVKPPIHLHSHFTSGMSPMTHLKAIEAGVDIIDTVMSPYAYRTCHAAIEPLVMTLLGTNRDTGFDIRLLAQINEILEKEVMPKYRHLLDDTKVSIIDINVLLHQTPGGMLSNLVNQLREMDALDKIDQVYAELPRVRKELGQIPLVTPTSQIVGTQTVNNVLFDDEKERYKMITGQVKDLCYGLYGKTAIPIDGEVQKKALKGYDRGEEPITCRPAEVLESELVEAKDKIGDLAVDLDDLLIYALYPVTGERFLKWKYGKEQAPQDVQPRTLEDAAAEQELIKKAKAGLLVEKGGKNGPERSENTRTFNVFVGEDYFEVAVDEIGGSPVVSYVQPMAAGMQMPAAAPAAPAAPAAAPAAAKPPASEAKEAKAEAPAAAPAAVVEGTPLTAPMPGMIIKYAKQEGDAVNEGETVVILEAMKMENALPSPASGTIKSLNFSSGDSVAKGDVLAVIG, from the coding sequence ATGAATGACGACATTCAAGTAAAAAACACGACAATGAATTATGACAAAGATCGGCCCGCGGCGGAAAACCCTATCAAGATAGAGGACCTCTCGCTTCGTGATGGCCATCAATCCCTGTTTGCGACCCGGGGTCGCACCGAAGACATGATTCCGGTGGCCGAAATGATGGACGATGTCGGTTTTTGGGCCATGGAAGTGTGGGGCGGAGCAACCTTTGACACCATGCACCGCTTTTTAAATGAAGATCCCTGGGAACGTCTTCGTACCTTAAAACGCTATATCAAAAAGACGCCGTTTTCGATGCTGCTGCGGGCCCAGAATCTGGTGGGTTATCGCAACTATGCCGATGATGTCGCCAAGGCCTTTGTTGAAAGGACCTGTGAAAACGGCATGGACGTCTTTCGCACCTTTGACGCCCTCAACGACTATCGTAACTTTGAAACGGTCGTTCCGGTGATTAAAGAGTACGGCAAGCATTTTCAAGGCTGTATCTGCTATACGATGACCGAGCCGCGCATGGGCGGAGAGGTCTATAATATCGACTATTACGTCAACAAGGCCAAAGATCTGGAAAATATGGGAGCTGACAGCATCTGCATCAAAGACATGGCCGGCCTGCTGGCGCCTTATGATGCGTTTCATCTCATCAAAGCACTGAAAGCGACCGTCAAACCGCCGATTCACCTGCACAGCCATTTTACCTCCGGAATGTCGCCGATGACGCACTTAAAAGCCATCGAGGCCGGGGTGGATATTATTGATACCGTTATGTCGCCCTATGCCTATCGGACCTGCCATGCGGCCATCGAGCCCCTGGTGATGACACTGCTGGGCACCAATCGGGACACCGGTTTTGACATCCGACTGCTGGCCCAGATCAATGAAATTCTTGAAAAAGAGGTCATGCCCAAATACCGGCATCTGCTGGATGATACCAAGGTGTCCATCATCGACATTAACGTGCTGCTCCATCAGACGCCGGGCGGAATGCTGTCCAACCTGGTCAATCAATTACGAGAAATGGATGCGCTCGATAAGATTGATCAGGTATATGCCGAATTGCCGCGGGTCAGAAAAGAGCTGGGGCAAATTCCACTGGTTACGCCCACCAGCCAGATTGTGGGCACCCAGACGGTCAACAATGTTCTGTTTGACGACGAAAAAGAACGCTATAAAATGATCACCGGCCAGGTTAAGGACCTGTGCTACGGTCTGTATGGTAAAACCGCTATACCCATTGATGGCGAAGTGCAGAAAAAGGCCCTCAAAGGTTATGACCGCGGAGAGGAACCCATTACCTGTCGCCCGGCGGAGGTGCTGGAGTCCGAGCTGGTAGAAGCCAAAGATAAGATCGGTGATTTGGCTGTTGATTTGGACGATTTGCTGATCTATGCGCTGTACCCGGTCACCGGAGAGCGATTTTTAAAATGGAAATACGGCAAAGAACAGGCCCCGCAGGATGTGCAGCCCAGAACGCTGGAGGATGCGGCTGCCGAGCAGGAGCTGATTAAAAAGGCCAAGGCCGGCCTGCTGGTTGAAAAAGGCGGTAAAAATGGTCCTGAAAGAAGCGAAAACACGCGCACCTTCAATGTCTTTGTAGGTGAAGATTATTTTGAAGTAGCGGTCGACGAAATCGGCGGCTCACCGGTGGTCAGCTATGTTCAACCAATGGCTGCGGGTATGCAGATGCCGGCTGCCGCTCCGGCTGCGCCTGCCGCCCCGGCAGCTGCACCTGCCGCTGCAAAACCGCCGGCCTCTGAAGCCAAAGAAGCCAAGGCCGAAGCGCCCGCTGCCGCCCCGGCAGCAGTCGTTGAAGGCACTCCGCTGACCGCACCGATGCCCGGCATGATTATCAAATACGCAAAACAAGAAGGCGATGCCGTCAACGAGGGTGAAACAGTGGTGATACTGGAAGCCATGAAAATGGAAAACGCCCTGCCGTCACCGGCAAGCGGCACAATTAAAAGCCTCAACTTCAGTAGCGGCGATTCGGTGGCCAAGGGTGATGTGCTTGCTGTGATAGGTTAA
- the sucC gene encoding ADP-forming succinate--CoA ligase subunit beta, translating into MKIHEYQAKELFRKYGVPVPEGGIAFTSAEVVDIAKTLGGYPVVVKAQIHAGGRGKGGGVKLAQSAEEVAQAADDIIGMNLVTHQTGTGGQLVKKVLVEQGLNIAKELYLSIIPDRSSAQIVIMASEAGGMDIETVAAETPEKIIKVPINPLQGLQAYHCRAVAFGLNLSPAVMKPFVAMLKNLYRLFMDADCSLLEINPLVITAEETVMALDAKINFDDNGLFRHPEIKEYRDIDEEDPLEVEASKFNLNYINLDGNVGNMVNGAGLAMATMDIIKQAGAEPANFLDVGGGASAEMVENGFRIILSDPNVKGILINIFGGILRCDILANGVVEAAKKTGIKVPVVVRMEGTNVEAGRKILADSGLNLITAADLKDAAQKIAEVVQ; encoded by the coding sequence ATGAAGATCCACGAATACCAGGCCAAAGAATTGTTCAGAAAATATGGCGTCCCTGTACCGGAAGGGGGAATCGCTTTTACCTCAGCAGAAGTCGTTGACATTGCCAAAACGCTTGGCGGTTATCCGGTGGTTGTCAAAGCCCAGATTCATGCCGGCGGCCGCGGTAAAGGCGGTGGGGTTAAATTGGCCCAATCCGCAGAGGAGGTGGCCCAAGCAGCGGACGACATTATCGGCATGAACCTGGTGACCCATCAGACCGGTACCGGTGGCCAGCTGGTGAAAAAAGTGCTGGTCGAACAGGGTCTCAACATTGCCAAAGAGCTTTATCTGAGCATTATTCCGGATCGCTCATCGGCCCAGATTGTCATTATGGCCAGTGAGGCCGGCGGTATGGATATTGAAACAGTGGCTGCTGAAACCCCGGAGAAAATTATCAAAGTGCCGATAAATCCGCTGCAGGGCTTACAGGCCTATCATTGCCGTGCGGTGGCCTTTGGCTTAAATTTGAGCCCAGCGGTGATGAAACCGTTTGTGGCCATGCTGAAAAATCTGTACCGGCTTTTTATGGATGCGGATTGCTCACTGCTTGAAATCAATCCGCTGGTCATCACTGCCGAAGAAACGGTGATGGCATTGGATGCCAAAATAAATTTTGATGATAATGGCCTTTTCCGGCATCCGGAAATAAAAGAGTACCGTGATATAGATGAGGAAGATCCGCTCGAGGTTGAAGCCTCCAAATTCAACCTCAATTATATCAATCTGGACGGCAATGTGGGCAATATGGTTAACGGTGCCGGGCTGGCGATGGCCACCATGGACATCATCAAACAAGCCGGGGCGGAACCGGCCAATTTTCTGGATGTGGGTGGCGGTGCCAGTGCTGAAATGGTTGAAAACGGGTTTCGCATTATCTTAAGTGATCCGAATGTCAAAGGCATATTAATCAATATATTCGGCGGGATTTTGCGCTGCGATATTCTGGCCAATGGTGTGGTCGAGGCCGCTAAGAAGACCGGCATCAAAGTCCCGGTGGTGGTGCGCATGGAAGGTACCAACGTGGAAGCAGGGCGCAAAATTTTGGCAGATTCCGGCCTGAATTTAATCACCGCTGCTGATTTAAAAGATGCCGCCCAAAAAATTGCCGAAGTCGTTCAATAA
- the hypB gene encoding hydrogenase nickel incorporation protein HypB: MILDNISHIKHYFHHKEFDKPHHGHTHHSAADVSTQKSGSRQIKVVRRVLDVNAKMAEQNRRLFAEKGIFVLNVMSSPGSGKTTTLEKTLARIMPEIKSAVIVGDICTTHDADRLANTEAPVVQINTDEFGGDCHLVAHVIEKAAVTLDLDEIEFLVVENVGNLVCPAEFDIGEDSRVVILSVTEGEDKPVKYPLMFRECEAALLNKIDLLPYLDFDKQKALDFIHQVHPQMPVFEISAKTEEGFDAWIEWLKSKIRQKA, encoded by the coding sequence ATGATTCTGGATAATATCTCTCATATAAAACACTATTTTCATCATAAAGAATTTGACAAGCCCCACCATGGCCACACCCATCATTCAGCGGCGGATGTGAGTACCCAAAAAAGCGGCAGCCGCCAGATAAAGGTTGTGCGCCGGGTTCTGGATGTGAACGCCAAGATGGCCGAACAGAACCGGCGGCTTTTTGCCGAAAAAGGCATTTTTGTGCTCAATGTGATGAGCTCACCGGGTTCGGGTAAAACAACCACCCTTGAAAAAACCCTGGCGCGGATTATGCCTGAAATCAAAAGTGCCGTGATTGTGGGCGATATCTGCACAACCCACGATGCCGACCGGCTGGCCAATACCGAAGCGCCGGTGGTCCAGATTAATACCGATGAATTCGGCGGCGATTGTCACCTAGTTGCGCACGTGATTGAAAAAGCGGCCGTGACGCTGGATCTTGATGAGATTGAATTTTTGGTGGTTGAAAATGTTGGCAATCTCGTCTGCCCGGCGGAGTTTGACATTGGTGAGGATTCACGCGTGGTGATCTTGAGTGTCACCGAGGGCGAAGACAAGCCGGTTAAATATCCGCTGATGTTCCGGGAATGTGAGGCGGCCCTCCTAAACAAGATTGATTTGCTGCCTTATCTGGATTTTGACAAGCAAAAGGCGCTTGATTTCATCCATCAGGTTCATCCGCAGATGCCGGTTTTTGAAATTTCGGCCAAAACCGAAGAAGGCTTCGATGCCTGGATCGAATGGTTAAAGAGTAAGATTCGGCAGAAAGCTTGA
- a CDS encoding DUF3124 domain-containing protein, with translation MAISDKPDNGSWLTNKTFLAVFGTLLALIIITLFSVINMATQVEDIDEKLKYIPTQVSASEILAKPVVAGQTVYVPVYSHIYAQGGKPFLLEATLSIRNSDPNQPITISAVRYYDSRGQMVQNYLEKPVRMSPLATAEFLVGQQDIKGGSGANFIVEWVSDTPVNEPVIEAVMVGLKTQAGISFVRPGVAVQNK, from the coding sequence ATGGCAATTTCCGACAAACCCGATAACGGATCATGGCTGACCAATAAAACCTTTTTGGCCGTCTTTGGCACTCTGTTAGCGCTGATTATCATCACCTTGTTCAGCGTCATTAACATGGCCACTCAGGTGGAAGATATAGATGAGAAGCTAAAATATATTCCAACCCAGGTCAGCGCCTCTGAGATATTGGCAAAACCGGTGGTTGCCGGCCAGACGGTTTACGTACCTGTGTACTCGCATATTTACGCCCAGGGCGGAAAGCCCTTTCTGCTGGAAGCAACCCTCAGTATCCGCAATTCAGATCCGAACCAGCCAATAACCATCAGTGCTGTTCGCTATTACGATTCCCGCGGCCAGATGGTTCAGAATTATCTTGAAAAACCGGTAAGAATGTCCCCCCTGGCGACCGCCGAGTTCTTGGTTGGTCAGCAAGATATCAAAGGGGGCTCAGGGGCTAATTTTATAGTGGAATGGGTTTCCGACACGCCAGTAAATGAGCCGGTGATTGAAGCCGTGATGGTCGGCCTCAAGACTCAAGCGGGCATTTCATTTGTCAGACCAGGCGTTGCAGTCCAGAACAAATAA
- the hypA gene encoding hydrogenase maturation nickel metallochaperone HypA, translating to MHEMGIALQIVEIATASLPADLGKARVAAVNLKIGKLAAVVPDSLRFCFAVAIKDTPLEGANLIIEELPVVAKCNDCNAQWTIDAPVFVCQKCQSGSLEILSGRELDIESIEVVEEEKHDSG from the coding sequence ATGCACGAAATGGGTATTGCCTTACAGATTGTGGAGATTGCCACCGCCTCCCTGCCGGCGGATTTAGGCAAAGCCCGGGTGGCTGCGGTTAATCTCAAAATTGGCAAACTGGCGGCGGTTGTGCCGGATAGCCTGCGGTTTTGTTTTGCCGTGGCCATCAAAGACACACCGCTTGAGGGCGCCAATCTGATCATTGAAGAATTGCCGGTGGTGGCAAAATGCAATGATTGCAATGCGCAATGGACCATCGATGCGCCTGTTTTTGTCTGCCAAAAATGTCAGAGCGGCTCGCTGGAAATTCTTTCCGGACGGGAACTCGATATCGAGTCCATCGAGGTTGTTGAAGAGGAAAAACATGATTCTGGATAA
- the sucD gene encoding succinate--CoA ligase subunit alpha, producing the protein MSIFANKDTRVVVQGITGKEGQFHTRHCIEYGTQIVAGVTPGKAGQKMDDVPVFNTVQSAVEATGANCSLIFVPPAFAADAIMEAADAGLDLIVVITEGIPVLDMMRVKNYLQSKSVRMIGPNCPGIITPGEAKIGIMPGPIHKPGGPIGVVSRSGTLTYEVVHQLTLQGIGQTTCIGIGGDPITGTSFIDCLEAFEQDPATQGVVMVGEIGGTAEEEASEFIANQMSIPVVGFISGLTAPPGRRMGHAGAIISGSSGTAQAKIDAMKSHGVHVCEDLGSLGEFCAQVFS; encoded by the coding sequence GTGAGCATATTTGCGAATAAAGACACCCGGGTTGTGGTTCAGGGCATTACCGGAAAAGAAGGACAATTTCACACTCGGCACTGCATTGAATACGGTACCCAGATTGTCGCCGGGGTCACGCCTGGCAAAGCCGGACAAAAAATGGATGATGTACCGGTATTTAATACCGTGCAGAGTGCCGTTGAAGCCACCGGTGCAAACTGCAGTTTGATTTTTGTGCCGCCGGCTTTTGCCGCTGATGCGATCATGGAAGCTGCCGATGCCGGGCTGGATTTGATCGTCGTGATTACCGAGGGCATCCCGGTTCTGGATATGATGCGGGTTAAAAACTACCTGCAGTCAAAATCGGTTCGCATGATCGGGCCCAACTGCCCGGGTATTATTACACCCGGTGAGGCCAAAATAGGTATTATGCCGGGACCCATTCACAAGCCCGGCGGACCGATCGGGGTGGTGTCAAGGTCAGGGACTTTAACTTACGAGGTGGTCCATCAGTTAACCTTGCAGGGCATCGGGCAGACGACCTGTATCGGTATCGGGGGCGATCCGATCACGGGCACGAGTTTTATCGATTGTCTGGAAGCGTTTGAGCAGGATCCCGCCACCCAGGGTGTGGTCATGGTCGGTGAAATCGGCGGAACCGCTGAAGAGGAAGCCTCTGAGTTTATCGCCAATCAAATGTCCATTCCGGTTGTGGGCTTTATCTCAGGGCTTACGGCGCCCCCAGGCAGGCGCATGGGCCATGCCGGAGCCATTATCTCCGGCAGCAGCGGCACGGCCCAGGCAAAGATTGACGCCATGAAGTCCCATGGGGTTCATGTGTGCGAAGATCTTGGAAGCCTGGGAGAGTTCTGCGCTCAAGTTTTCAGTTAA
- the nifU gene encoding Fe-S cluster assembly protein NifU: MWEYTDKVKDHFLNPRNVGVIDDADGVGEVGSIACGDALTFYFKLDEDGKIKDATFQTFGCASAIASSSALTEMVKGKTLEEAKSITNEDIAEFLGGLPKEKMHCSVMGRDALEKAIGCYLDEPEKEVDGEIVCECFGVTDREIERVVRENHVSTIEGVTDYVKAGGGCGNCHDRIQEIIDTILGKEKPTPKKAPALTNLQKIKLIEESIEREINPTLKKDAGRLELIDVDGNRVLVRMGGSCASCVKSPVTLKHYVESKLRELVSPDLVVEEVQ, translated from the coding sequence ATGTGGGAGTATACCGATAAGGTTAAAGATCATTTTCTTAATCCGCGCAATGTCGGCGTTATCGATGATGCTGACGGGGTAGGAGAGGTCGGCTCGATTGCATGCGGTGATGCCCTGACTTTTTATTTTAAGCTCGATGAAGACGGCAAAATTAAAGATGCCACTTTTCAAACATTCGGCTGTGCGAGCGCAATCGCTTCTTCCTCAGCCCTGACGGAGATGGTCAAGGGCAAGACCCTGGAGGAAGCGAAAAGCATCACCAACGAAGACATCGCTGAATTTTTGGGCGGCCTGCCAAAAGAAAAAATGCACTGTTCAGTGATGGGCCGCGATGCATTGGAAAAGGCCATTGGCTGTTATCTGGATGAACCCGAAAAAGAGGTTGATGGTGAAATCGTATGCGAGTGTTTCGGTGTCACCGACAGGGAAATCGAACGCGTGGTGCGGGAAAATCATGTTTCGACCATCGAAGGCGTTACCGACTACGTCAAAGCCGGTGGCGGCTGCGGCAATTGCCACGACCGCATCCAGGAAATTATCGACACGATTTTGGGCAAAGAAAAACCCACCCCCAAAAAAGCACCGGCCTTAACTAACTTGCAAAAGATTAAACTGATTGAGGAAAGTATCGAGCGCGAAATCAACCCCACCCTGAAAAAAGACGCCGGCCGGCTGGAATTGATCGATGTCGACGGGAATCGGGTCCTGGTCCGCATGGGTGGATCCTGTGCATCCTGTGTCAAATCACCGGTGACGTTGAAGCACTATGTTGAATCCAAGTTGCGGGAGCTGGTTTCACCAGACCTCGTGGTTGAGGAGGTGCAGTAA